The sequence below is a genomic window from Rudanella lutea DSM 19387.
ACCATGTGGATTTTTGAGCCCCACGCGGCCGAGAAAGTCTTTGAGGACTTTGTCCGCGAAAACAACATCACGATCTACCGCGACGAATGGCTCGACCGGAGCCCGAAAGGAGTCCAGAAAAAGGGCGCGGCCATTCAGTCGTTCCGAACGCTGGGCGGCACCGTGTACGAAGGCAAGATGTTTATCGACGCCACCTACGAGGGTGACCTGATGGCGGCTGCCGGGGTGAAGTACCACGTGGGCCGGGAAGCCAATAGTGTGTATGGTGAGCAATTCAACGGGGTGCAGCCGGGCGTGTTTCACCACGGGCATCATTTCAAAACGAATGTGAGCCCGTACGTGGTACCGGGTGACCCCAAAAGTGGCCTTTTACCCGAAGTGTCGGCCGAACCGATTGCTGAGAAAGGATCAGGCGACAAGAAAATTCAGGCGTATTGTTTTCGGATGTGCCTGAGCAACCACCCCGACAACCGTATCCCGTTTGCCAAACCGGCCGGTTACGACCCCAAACGGTACGAACTGCTGGCGCGGGTGTATGCCAATGGCTGGACCGAGACATTCCAGAAATACGACCCCATTCCGAACCGAAAAACCGATACCAACAACCACGGTCCGTTCAGCACTGACTATATCGGCAAAAACTACGACTACCCCGAGGCCAGCTACGAACGCCGTCGGGAAATCATCAAAGATCACGAGCTGTACCAGAAAGGGCTGATGTATTTTCTGCAAAATGACCCGCGCGTACCGGCCGATGTACACGCGCAGATGCAGCAGTGGGGTTTGCCTAAAGACGAGTTTACCGATAACGGTGGGTGGCCGCATCAGCTTTACATTCGCGAAGCCCGTCGGATGATTGGCGTGTTTGTGATGAAAGAGGCCGATGCCCTCGGTAAAACGAGCGTGCCAAATCCCGTGGGTATGGGATCGTATGCGCTCGACTCGCACAACGCGCAACGGTACGTAAAAGCCGACGGCTTTGTGCAGGATGAGGGCGATATTGGTGTTCACCCCGACAAACCGTATTCCATTGCTTATGGCTCTATTTTGCCGAAAGAAAATGAGTGCAGCAATTTGCTGGTGCCCGTTTGTGTGTCGGCTTCGCACATTGCCTACGGCTCAATTCGGATGGAGCCGGTGTTCATGATTCTGGGCCAGTCGGCCGCAACGGCCGCCGTGCTGGCGATCGACAACAAGGTGTCACCCCAGCGGCTTCCGTACGAAAAGCTCCGCGCTGTACTGGTAAAAGACGGGCAGAAGTTGGAGTTATAAGAAAGGAGGAAAGGGAGGGGGAGGAAGGAGAAAAGGGAGGAAGGAGAAAGCGGATGCACAACCCCTTTCTCCCTTTCGTCCCTTCTCCTTTTTCCCTTTTTCCTTTTATTCTAAATAATCCAGGTCTTTACCGTGGGTTTCGGGAACGGTCAGAATGGAGTAAAAGCCGATAGCGAACGCTACCAGGCCTACAATGGCCCCGGCCTGAATCACGTCGACGCTTGGTTTGAGGAGTTGGTACGAGGTAGTCATCGGAATTACGAGCCCGCGCACCATGTTGGGTACCGTAGTGGCTGCTGTAGCCCGGAGGTTGGTGCCAAACTGCTCGGCCCCGATAGTAACAAACATGGCCCAGTACCCAATGCCGAATCCCATAAGGCCACAAAGGGTGTAGAAGGTGGTGCCCGATTTAACCCCGCCGTACAGGTAAATTATGGTAATGAGCAGCGTGAAGGCCATGAGCAGGGCCACGGCTTTTTTGCGCGATTCCAGATATTGACTCAGTACCCCGCTGATAAGGTCGCCCGTGGCCAGACCTACGTAGGTCCACATGATAGCGAGGCCCGGCTTGATTTCTTCGTCGAGGCCCAGCGCTACCCCAAACTCGTTGGATAGTGTGGCCAGGATCCCAATCACAAACCAGGTGGGCAGGCCAATACCGATGCACTTGAGGTAGCGGGTCAGGCGGTCGGCGTTGGTGAAAAACGAGAAGAAATCGCCCCGCTTCACGTCTTCCTGCTCGGTCACGTTTTTAAACATGCCCGACTCCACCACCCCCACGCGGAGCAGTAACAGGCCGATACCCATGCCGCCCCCTACAAAAAAGGCCATCTGCCAGCTAAACCACTGCACGGTGAAGTAGGCTACCACTGCCCCAAACAGGCCGATGCCCGCCACCAGCGAGGTGCCAATGGCGCGTAACTCTTTGGGTAACACCTCACTCACCAGCGTGATACCGGCCCCCAGCTCACCCGCCAAACCAATGCCGGCTATGAACCGCATGAGGGCGTAATAGGTGAAAGGGTCCATAAACGTAACCTGATCCACAAAGCCACAGGCAATGTTAGCCAGCGAATAGGTGATGATGCTGCCAAACAACACCGACAGGCGGCCGCGCTTATCGCCCAGAACCCCCCAGAGGATTCCGCCCAGCAGCAAACCGCCCATTTGCCAGTTCAGAATGCTGGTGCCTACGGTTGAGATTTGCTCGGCGTTGAGACCCATTTCTTTCAGACTGGGTACCCGCACAATGCCAAACAGCAGCAGGTCGTAGATATCGACGAAGTAGCCAAGGGCGGCTACAATAACAGGCAGGCTAAATAATGAGGCCGTGTTAGAACGGGGAGGGGCTTGCGTTGTAGGAATAGACATACTGGTTTCTTTGACGTAATAATACAAAACGCACCGGTTTCCGCGTGGCTCAAAGGCTTTTCAGAATGGCGTTCATCTTTTGCAGGGCTGTTTTGGCCACTACAAGTGGGTCTTGCGCATAGTACCCTTTATTAAACACCTCAAACGAGAGTACAATGGGCCGGTCGGGGTTGCGGATGGCCGTCAGAATCGGCTTGATGGGCGCAATACCGTCGCCGGGGTACACCCGGTCGGCATCGACGATGGTCTCGCGGGCAATGTTGGGGTAGTCGTTAATGTGGAAAATCTCAACGGCCGGTTTTCCCACCAGCGCCAGACTTTCGATAGCCGAACCGCCTTTGTACAGGTGGTATACATCGAGCAATACCCGTGCCGAGGGGTGGCCCGCTTCGGCGGCTACGTACAGCACGTCGCTCAGGCGGTTGAGGTTTTTCGAAAAGCCCCAGAGTTCAAGCTGCGGGTGTACGCCGGTTTGGTCGCCGAGCTCAAGAATGGTGCGGAACCGTTCGGCGGCTTTTTTCAGGTCCAGACCGGGCTGCGTGGTGGCGCCCATCGGGGGGGCAGCCGTGCGGGTGCACCCTACAGCGGCCAACTGATCCATCTCGCGCTTGAGCTGATCGAGGGCTTTGGCCCGTTGGGCGTTATCGTCGACAATCCAGGTCGCAAACCCGATGGCGTTTTCGGCTTTCAGGCCGAGGTCGTTTAACCGTTGGCGGGCTTCGGCTAAGGTGCCGCCCTGATCCAGAAACGCCTGCAACGAGTTCATCCAGATTTCTACCGACCGAAACCCGGCTTTCGACGCTACTTCAAGTTCTTTGGCAAACCCCAGTTTATGGCCCATAATGGTGCTCATATTCAGGCAGGGAGTAAATGAAGCGGCTGGTTTGGCGGCCTCGGCGGGCGTGCTGAGGGCGGGTAGGAGGGTGGCTCCGGCACTCGCTCCAAAAGTAGCTAATGCCTGACGACGCGAAACGGATGGGAGAGACATTGTATGTGCGTAAGTAATGTACAACCTACAATAGAGCGATTTGGTCAGATTTTACCCATTGCCGGTTTGAGTTGACCCATAAAAGCAGATTTTAAGGCCGTAAAACCTGGTTCGGGGTTAGGCTGTTGTGATCTGTGGGTAGGTTGGCCGACCGGCCCGCCCCGTCAGACAAACCATATCCGTATGAATACCTTCCTCAAATCAGTGGTTAGTGGGTTGGCCGGAGCGGCTGCCCTCAACCTGTGGCATGAGACTATCCGGCGGGTAGTCCCCGAAGCCCCGCGAGCCGATATTCTGGGCGAACGCTCGTTGCAGAAAATCATGCGCGCCGTTGGGAAAACCCCACCGGCCGACGAAGAAGACCTGTACGGCCCAGCGATGGTGGCCGATCTGCTCTCCAACACGGCCTATTATAGCCTCATTGGTACGGCCCGCCCCGAACATGCGTACCCGGTGGGGGCGGCACTTGGGTTAGCGGCTGGCGTGGGGGCCCTGGTGCTACCCGGCCCCTGGGGTTTGGGTAAAGCACCCACCAACCGGACTACGGCCACGCAGGTGATGACCGTAGGCTGGTATTTGCTGGGCGGACTGGTAACGGCCGCCGTTTACACTCGGTTAGCTGAACGCCCTGTTGCTTCCTCCGATGAAACCGGTGAGCCAACCGACGCCCCCACCGAAACGCCCGACTCATGAATTACACGCCCTTACACCCCTGGGACGTAACCCCCACCGAGGCCGTTGCGCTGCAACAACAGATGCGCCAACAGATTCGGATTGAGCCACTGACGCAACCCGTCCGGACGATTGCGGGCTGCGATATTTCGTTCAATAAGTTTGAGGAAACGGTGTATGCGGGGATTGTGGTGCTAAATCTGGCTGATTTGTCGGTGCTTGAAGAGGTGGGCGTCATCAGCCGCGCTACGTTTCCGTACGTGCCGGGTTTGCTGTCGTTTCGGGAGGCTCCAGCCCTGCTCGAAGCCTGGGAGAAGCTCCAGAAAGCCCCCGACGCGGTGATGTTCGACGGGCATGGCATGGCGCACCCGCGTCGGATTGGCATTGCGGCCCACATTGGCCTGTTTATCGACCGGCCTTCGTTTGGGTGTGGCAAGTCGGTGCTGGTGGGTAAGTACGACGAGCCCGCTCCCGAACGGGGCAACTGGTCGCCCATGCGGCATTATGGTGAGGTGGTGGGGGCTGCGCTCCGCACCAAAAATCGGGTCAATCCGGTGTACGTTTCGCCCGGCCACCGGATCGACCTGCCTGCGGCTATTGAGTTAACCCTCGCCTGCGACGGAGGCTACCGTATTCCTGAGCCTACGCGCCGGGCGCACAATCTGGTGAATGCGTTGCGCAGAGGAGAAAGAGTACCTGGCTAGCCCGGTACTCTCTCTCCTCAAAAGTTTACCACGCCCCCCGTCCGCTGCGATTCATAAATGGCCTGGAACAACTGTACTACCCGGCGGCCATCTTCGCCCGTGACGGCCGGAGTGCGGTTCTGCCCAACGGATTCGCAGAACTCGCGGAGCTGCTCGGCAAAGAAAAAGACCATGTTGTCGACGGAGTGAAAATGGTCGGCATCGGCTTTGACCCATTCTGCCAGCAGGTGTTCCTCACCCGGCACGGTCCAAAGGTCGTTGGCAGGTGGCTCCTGAATAGTCGATTGGCCCGCCACGAACATAGATCCGCCATCGGTTTGTACACCTACCGATGCCCCACTGCTGCCGTGTACATGCACCTTTCCGTATAGGCCCGGCTTTTGCGAATTACTGAGCATGATGTTGCCCAGGCCCCCATTTTTGAAGCGGACAATGGCCAGAGCGGTGTCTTCGACTTCAATGTACGGGTGGTTGACATTCGCCCACACGCCAAACACCGATTCGGGTTCGCCCATGTACCAGAGCAGCAAGTCCAGCTGGTGGGGGGCCTGGTTCACCAGTACGCCACCGCCTTCGGTGGCCCACTTGCCGCGCCAGGGATCGCTGGCGTAATAGGCCTCGCCCCGCCAACCCAGCAGTTGCGCCACACCCAGCGCCGGATTGCCAATTTTACCGTCAAGGATAGCCTGCTTCACACGCGTGCTTGAGGCATAGAACCGACGTTGGCTCACCGTGCCCAGAAACCGGTTGGCCTTTTGAGCGGCCTCAATCATGGCGTCGCAGTCTTCCACCGACGCGGCTAAGGGCTTTTCGACCAGCACATGCGCCCCCGCTTCGAGCGCCGGGATAGTTACTTCGCGGTGGGCCGGGTGAGGGGTGCAAACGATACAAACGTCGACCTTTTCGCGGGTAATCATGTCGGCAATGTCGGTATAAGCCGCAATGCCATACTGATCGGCAAAAGCCTGGGCCCGTTCCTTATTTCGGCCATAAACGGCCACCAGATTACCGACCGACTGAGCGGCCTTGGCGTGTAAATGGGCCACTTTAGCAGGCCCGATGATTGCGATGTTCATACCGCAACAAAGTACGATATTGCGGCACTCCTACCGTTTTTAAATTAATCTGTACAAATTTGCTCTTCCACGGCTAGAGAGGCACAAGATTTTGTGGTTTCTGGCGTCAGGCCCGAGCGTAGCCATTTCCGAATGGCGGATCGGTAATTACAGATCAACAGAACATGACCTTACACGAATTTATCAAGACGGCCCTGGCCGAAGACGTTGGCGACGGCGATCACACTTCGCTGGCAACTATTCCGGCCGATGCCCAACGACGCGCCCGGCTACTTGTAAAAGACACGGGCATTCTGGCGGGGGTTGACGTAGCGTTAGCCATTTTCGAAGAAGTAGACCCTAATTTCGAGGTGGAAGTACTGATGGAAGACGGCGTTTCGATGAAGCCCGGCGACATTGTGCTGACCGTTTCGGGGAATGCCCGGAATATTCTTACTGCCGAGCGGCTGGTGCTCAATTGCATGCAACGGATGAGCGGTATTGCCACCCAAACGCGCCGGATGGTGGACCTGATTCAAGGCACCCGCGCCCAATTGCTCGACACCCGCAAGACAACGCCCAACTTCCGTATCTGCGAGAAAATGGCCGTAAAAATTGGCGGGGGCGTAAATCACCGCTTCGGGCTGTACGATATGATTCTGATCAAAGACAATCATATCGACTATGCCGGGGGCGTGACACAGGCCATTACGCAGGCTAACCAATACCTGAAACGTACGGGTCGGCAGTTGGAGATCGAAGTGGAAATGCGCACCCGTGCCGAAGTAGAGGAGGTGCTGAAACTAACCGAGTCGGGCGATGTCCGGGTGGATGTGCTGCTGCTCGACAATTTCAAACCCGACGAAATCCGGGACCTTGTCCGGCTCATCGACAACCGGATTACGACCGAAGCCTCAGGCGGCATCACGGAAGCGAATCTGCGCGCTTACGCCGAAACGGGCGTTAACTTTATCTCGTCAGGGGCGCTGACGCACCATGTGCGCAGTCTGGATCTGAGTTTGAAGGCGTATTAAATCAAGACACTCGATTTTAGACATTAGACGTTAGATTTTTGTTGTATCAATGAACGATAAGCAATGATGCACAAGACCAGGCTCATAGTCTAACGTCTAAAGTCCAACATCTAAAATCTCTCCATCAAGTGGAAGCATTACTCGAAGAAGTTCAGCGCGTGGGTTATGTAAACAAACCCGTTGACGAGAATATAGATCTGGTAGCCGAAATCAAGCGACTCAAAAAAGAGAAAAACGCGGTGATTCTGGCTCACTATTACGTAGATGGCAGTATTCAGGACCTGGCCGATTACATCGGCGACAGCCTGGGCCTGAGCCAGCAGGCGGCCGCTACACCCGCCGACATGATTGTGTTCTGTGGCGTTCACTTCATGGGTGAAACGGCTAAAGTGCTCTCGCCTGAGAAAAAAGTGGTGATCCCCGACCTCAACGCGGGCTGCTCCCTCGCCGACTCGGCCCCGGCCGACAAGTTTGCGGCTTTCAAGGCACAGTACCCCGACCACATTGTGTTGTCGTACATCAACTGTTCGGCCGAAATCAAGGCCCTGTCCGACATCATTGTGACCTCGTCCAACGCGTTGAAGATTGTCGAAAGTCTGCCCAAAGACCAGAAGATCATCTTCGCGCCCGACGCTAACCTGGGTCGGTATATTTCCAAGAAAACCGGTCGCGACATGGTGCTGTGGGACGGGGCCTGCATTGTCCACATCGACATCTCGCTCGAAAAACTACAGAAGCTCCGCGCCGAACACCCCGACGCCAAGTTTGTGGCTCACCCCGAGTGTCAGGAGCATATCCTGATGCACGCCGATTACATTGGCTCCACGACGGCCCTGCTCAAGTACGTGGTCGATAGTCCTGAGCAGACGTTTATTGTGGGAACAGAAGCGGGCATCCTGCACAAGATGCGGCAGGCGGCTCCGCATAAGAATATTATTCCGGCTCCGGCATCGGCTAATAACACCTGTGCCTGTTCGGAGTGCCCGTACATGAAGATGAACACGCTCGAAAAGCTTTACAACTGCATGTTGTATGAGCAACCCGAGATTATTGTACCCGAGGACGTACGCGTGAAGGCCGAGGCTTCGGTGCTGCGAATGCTGGAGTTGAGCAAGAACTTGTAATCTCAATAGTTATGCAGACTATCTTGGTACAACCACGCAATCAGGAAGAGTTGCAGCTGGTAACACAACTGATGAAGCGAATGAAGATTAGAGCCTCACTGGTTGAAGAGACACCGAAGCAACGTAAAAAGCGTGAGATCTTAGACAGCCTTGAACGGAGCGTTGATGAGATGAATGCTTACTTGCGTGGAGAAGTCGAAATGAAATCAGCCGATGATTTTCTCAAAGAACTTTAAAGTTGTTATCTCCGACGATGCTCAGAAAGAAGCTAAACGGCTGACAAAGAAATACCGTTCTTTTAAAAATGATTTAGTCGCGCTCATTAATTCACTTAAAACAGACCCACAATAGGGCGAAGCACTTGGAAAGGATTGTTACAAGGTCCGTTTTGGTATTAGCTCCAAGAACAAAGGTAAAAGTGGAGGGGGCAGAGCTATAACCTGTGTTAAAGTGGTAGGAGAACGGGTGATTATGCTGGCTGTCTATGACAAAAGCGACACTGAAACCATTTCAGATAAGGAACTCGAGCAGCGACTCCGAAACGCTGGACTGTGAATCTAAGTTTTGGTACCTGGGATGCTGGTGTTTAGTGGCCCGAGATCACTGTTCTTATAGGGCGTGCGCGTGAAGGCCGAGGCCTCGGTGCTGCGAATGCTTGATTTGAGTAAGAAATTGTAAATTCTGAAAGTTATGCAACCAATCATTTTGCACCCTCAGACACCCGACGAAATGCGGCTGGTGAAGCAGTTTGCGAAGGTGATGAAGATCAAGGCTGCCCAAGTGAAAGAAACACCAGCTCAAAAGCGAGAACGGGAGTTTTTAGACAAGCTTGAGCGAGGTGCGAGACAGGTCAAAGATCATCTGGATGGCAAGATTAAGCTAAAATCAGCTCGCGAGTTGTTAGATGAACTTTGATGTAATTGTTACCGATGACGCTTTGCGAGACATCAAGCAATTGAAGAAGAAATACGCTTCTTTTAAGGCAGACTTTGCTGCTCTGTTAGCGTCTTTAGAAGAGTTACCGCAGCAAGGGGAACCACTCGGCAAAGACTGTTTCAAAGTACGGTTGGCTATCACCGCAAAGCAAAGAGGTAAAAGTGGAGGAGCGCGTGTGATAACCTGTGTCAAGATTATAAACGGGCAAGTCTTTATTATTGCCATCTACGACAAAAGCGATCTGGAAACGATGTCTGACAAAAAAATGGAGCAGCGACTCCGAAACGCTGGCCTTTAATCAATGCCCCATCAATATGATTTTCTCGTAATCGGCTCAGGCATTGCCGGGCTGAGTTACGCCACCAAACTCGCTATCCACTTCGAGGAACAGCAACAGCCGGTTCGGATTGCGGTGATCACCAAGGTGCAGGCCGACGAAACCAACACCAAGTACGCGCAGGGCGGTATTGCGGCCGTTTGGGATGAGGACGACTCGTTCGAGAAGCACATCGAAGATACCATGATCGCGGGGGACTTCCTCAGCGACCGCAAGATTGTGGAGATTGTGGTGCGCGAAGCCCCCGGACGTATTCAGGAGCTGATCGAGTACGGTACCCGATTCGATAAAGAAGCCGACGGCGACTACGACCTTGCCCGCGAGGGGGGCCACTCCGACCATCGAATCCTGCATTTCAAAGACATCACCGGTGCCGAAATCGAGCGGGCCTTGCTCGAAAAAGCCCAGTCGATGAAGTCAATCGAGATCTTCACGCATTACTATGCTGTCGAACTTATCACCCGGCACTCATTGGGCGAAACCGTTCACCGGTACGATACGGATAATCGCTGCTTCGGCGCCTATGTGCTCAACACCCAAACAGGGCAGGTTGAGAAGTTTCTGGCTCGCACCACCCTCCTGGCAACGGGCGGTATCGGCAACATATACCAGAACACCACCAATCCCACTATTGCCACCGGCGACGGCATTGCCATGGCCTACCGGGCCAAAGCCATTGCCAAGGACATGGAGTTTATTCAGTTCCACCCCACGGCGCTGTACGAGCCGGGCAAGAAACCTAACTTCCTTATTTCGGAAGCGGTGCGTGGCTTTGGAGGAATTTTGCGGAACCTGAAAGGCGAGACGTTCATGGAGCACTACGATGCGCGGCTGTCGTTGGCTCCGCGTGATATTGTGGCCCGCGCCATCGACTCTGAGATGAAAAAAGCCGGTGCTCAACACATGTACCTCGACGTAACCCACTGCGATTACGAGCGGTTTGTGGAGCACTTCCCCAACATCACGGCCTATTGCCGCGACAAGCTGGGCATCGACATTCGGAAAGATTACATACCCGTAGTACCGGCGCAGCATTACCTCTGCGGAGGGGTTCGGGTCGATGAGCACGGACGCACCAATATCCAGTTCCTGTACGCGGTGGGCGAGTGCGCGTGCACGGGCCTGCACGGCGCCAACCGCCTGGCCAGTAACTCCCTGCTCGAAGCGGTGGTGTTTGGCCACCGGGCGTATCTGGATACGCTGGAGCATCTGGAGCGGGCCGAAATCCCCGACAACATTCCGGCCTGGAACGATGCCGGCACCACCCACCCCGAAGAACTCGTACTGGTAACCGAGATGAAACGCGAGCTGGAGTCCATCATGTCCAACTACGTGGGTATCGTGCGCTCCAACCGACGTCTGAAACGGGCCATGGACCGGCTTGAGCTGATTTACCTGGAACACGAAGAACTTTACCGGCAGTCGAAAGTATCGGTGCCGATTTGTGAGCTTCGGAACATGATTGAGGTAAGCTATCTGGTGATCAAGATGGCGATGGCCCGGCGCGAAAACACCGGTCTGCACTATAATATTGACCTTTAGCCTTCAGGCGCGTATAAAACAGCACTACCCCGATTGAGGCTTAGCCATGTGACATGGTTCAGTTTCAATCGGGGTAGTGTTATTTTGATAGAAGGCATCCGGTCAGGGTTGCCGTTGTTTGCGGTTGTTTCGGTAATGAATTACCAGCGCCATCATCCCTCCGCCCACGGCTGTGGTAAGCGAATCAATGTGTTGGCTTTTGGCTTGCGAAAAAAAACAATAGGTAAGGAGGGCCAAACCGGCCAGAGCAGCTACTACATAGGCCAGATTCGTGCGAACATTAGCATTCATAAAGAGGATGTAGATTGATTGTACAAGTTTGGTTTCTGTAAAAATAAGCGCAACCTGCCAGAAAGCCTACTTATTCTACCATTTATCATTACTTATTAATGCATTCAACACTACTGGAAGAATAGCAAAAGCCGTATATATTCGTCCTTATGCTCCTCCTTTTCATCTCCCTGTACCTCCTCCTCAACATAGCCGTAGGGGCCTGGGCCGCCCGGCGCGTGCACTCGGCCCAGGACTTTGTGCTGGCCGGTCGGCGGTTGCCGCTGGCGTTGGCGGCTTCGGTTACGTTTGCCACCTGGTTCGGGTCTGAAACCATTATGGGTGCTCCGGCCAAGTTTGTTGAGGGCGGAATCCCGGCCGTTATCGAAGAGCCATTTGGGGCTGCGCTTTGCCTGTTTCTGGTCGGATTGCTGGTAGCCCGCCCGCTGTATCGGCTCAATCTGACCACGTTTTCGGATTATTTCCGCATCCGGTTTGGCCGGTCGGCTGAGTTATTGTCGGCCCTGCTGGTGATTCCGTCGTACTTCAGTTGGATAGCCGCGCAGTTTATTGCCATCGGAATCGTTTTGAAGGTGGTTACGGGTATCGATCAGGCCTATGGTGTGGTTATTAGCGCGGCTATCGTGATGGTGTACACGCTGCTGGGCGGTATGTGGTCAATCT
It includes:
- a CDS encoding FAD-dependent oxidoreductase; protein product: MALLTGAKPAAVRRADVIVYGGTSAAITAAVQVRKMGKSVIVVSPDKHLGGLSSGGLGFTDTGDKSVIGGLSRQFYGRLYNHYQTDEAWKWQKRSEYGNKGQGTPAIDGAARTMWIFEPHAAEKVFEDFVRENNITIYRDEWLDRSPKGVQKKGAAIQSFRTLGGTVYEGKMFIDATYEGDLMAAAGVKYHVGREANSVYGEQFNGVQPGVFHHGHHFKTNVSPYVVPGDPKSGLLPEVSAEPIAEKGSGDKKIQAYCFRMCLSNHPDNRIPFAKPAGYDPKRYELLARVYANGWTETFQKYDPIPNRKTDTNNHGPFSTDYIGKNYDYPEASYERRREIIKDHELYQKGLMYFLQNDPRVPADVHAQMQQWGLPKDEFTDNGGWPHQLYIREARRMIGVFVMKEADALGKTSVPNPVGMGSYALDSHNAQRYVKADGFVQDEGDIGVHPDKPYSIAYGSILPKENECSNLLVPVCVSASHIAYGSIRMEPVFMILGQSAATAAVLAIDNKVSPQRLPYEKLRAVLVKDGQKLEL
- a CDS encoding MFS transporter; amino-acid sequence: MSIPTTQAPPRSNTASLFSLPVIVAALGYFVDIYDLLLFGIVRVPSLKEMGLNAEQISTVGTSILNWQMGGLLLGGILWGVLGDKRGRLSVLFGSIITYSLANIACGFVDQVTFMDPFTYYALMRFIAGIGLAGELGAGITLVSEVLPKELRAIGTSLVAGIGLFGAVVAYFTVQWFSWQMAFFVGGGMGIGLLLLRVGVVESGMFKNVTEQEDVKRGDFFSFFTNADRLTRYLKCIGIGLPTWFVIGILATLSNEFGVALGLDEEIKPGLAIMWTYVGLATGDLISGVLSQYLESRKKAVALLMAFTLLITIIYLYGGVKSGTTFYTLCGLMGFGIGYWAMFVTIGAEQFGTNLRATAATTVPNMVRGLVIPMTTSYQLLKPSVDVIQAGAIVGLVAFAIGFYSILTVPETHGKDLDYLE
- a CDS encoding sugar phosphate isomerase/epimerase family protein is translated as MSLPSVSRRQALATFGASAGATLLPALSTPAEAAKPAASFTPCLNMSTIMGHKLGFAKELEVASKAGFRSVEIWMNSLQAFLDQGGTLAEARQRLNDLGLKAENAIGFATWIVDDNAQRAKALDQLKREMDQLAAVGCTRTAAPPMGATTQPGLDLKKAAERFRTILELGDQTGVHPQLELWGFSKNLNRLSDVLYVAAEAGHPSARVLLDVYHLYKGGSAIESLALVGKPAVEIFHINDYPNIARETIVDADRVYPGDGIAPIKPILTAIRNPDRPIVLSFEVFNKGYYAQDPLVVAKTALQKMNAILKSL
- the nfi gene encoding deoxyribonuclease V (cleaves DNA at apurinic or apyrimidinic sites); the protein is MNYTPLHPWDVTPTEAVALQQQMRQQIRIEPLTQPVRTIAGCDISFNKFEETVYAGIVVLNLADLSVLEEVGVISRATFPYVPGLLSFREAPALLEAWEKLQKAPDAVMFDGHGMAHPRRIGIAAHIGLFIDRPSFGCGKSVLVGKYDEPAPERGNWSPMRHYGEVVGAALRTKNRVNPVYVSPGHRIDLPAAIELTLACDGGYRIPEPTRRAHNLVNALRRGERVPG
- a CDS encoding Gfo/Idh/MocA family protein, with the protein product MNIAIIGPAKVAHLHAKAAQSVGNLVAVYGRNKERAQAFADQYGIAAYTDIADMITREKVDVCIVCTPHPAHREVTIPALEAGAHVLVEKPLAASVEDCDAMIEAAQKANRFLGTVSQRRFYASSTRVKQAILDGKIGNPALGVAQLLGWRGEAYYASDPWRGKWATEGGGVLVNQAPHQLDLLLWYMGEPESVFGVWANVNHPYIEVEDTALAIVRFKNGGLGNIMLSNSQKPGLYGKVHVHGSSGASVGVQTDGGSMFVAGQSTIQEPPANDLWTVPGEEHLLAEWVKADADHFHSVDNMVFFFAEQLREFCESVGQNRTPAVTGEDGRRVVQLFQAIYESQRTGGVVNF
- the nadC gene encoding carboxylating nicotinate-nucleotide diphosphorylase, giving the protein MTLHEFIKTALAEDVGDGDHTSLATIPADAQRRARLLVKDTGILAGVDVALAIFEEVDPNFEVEVLMEDGVSMKPGDIVLTVSGNARNILTAERLVLNCMQRMSGIATQTRRMVDLIQGTRAQLLDTRKTTPNFRICEKMAVKIGGGVNHRFGLYDMILIKDNHIDYAGGVTQAITQANQYLKRTGRQLEIEVEMRTRAEVEEVLKLTESGDVRVDVLLLDNFKPDEIRDLVRLIDNRITTEASGGITEANLRAYAETGVNFISSGALTHHVRSLDLSLKAY
- the nadA gene encoding quinolinate synthase NadA, which codes for MEALLEEVQRVGYVNKPVDENIDLVAEIKRLKKEKNAVILAHYYVDGSIQDLADYIGDSLGLSQQAAATPADMIVFCGVHFMGETAKVLSPEKKVVIPDLNAGCSLADSAPADKFAAFKAQYPDHIVLSYINCSAEIKALSDIIVTSSNALKIVESLPKDQKIIFAPDANLGRYISKKTGRDMVLWDGACIVHIDISLEKLQKLRAEHPDAKFVAHPECQEHILMHADYIGSTTALLKYVVDSPEQTFIVGTEAGILHKMRQAAPHKNIIPAPASANNTCACSECPYMKMNTLEKLYNCMLYEQPEIIVPEDVRVKAEASVLRMLELSKNL
- a CDS encoding type II toxin-antitoxin system RelE/ParE family toxin, translated to MNFDVIVTDDALRDIKQLKKKYASFKADFAALLASLEELPQQGEPLGKDCFKVRLAITAKQRGKSGGARVITCVKIINGQVFIIAIYDKSDLETMSDKKMEQRLRNAGL
- the nadB gene encoding L-aspartate oxidase — encoded protein: MPHQYDFLVIGSGIAGLSYATKLAIHFEEQQQPVRIAVITKVQADETNTKYAQGGIAAVWDEDDSFEKHIEDTMIAGDFLSDRKIVEIVVREAPGRIQELIEYGTRFDKEADGDYDLAREGGHSDHRILHFKDITGAEIERALLEKAQSMKSIEIFTHYYAVELITRHSLGETVHRYDTDNRCFGAYVLNTQTGQVEKFLARTTLLATGGIGNIYQNTTNPTIATGDGIAMAYRAKAIAKDMEFIQFHPTALYEPGKKPNFLISEAVRGFGGILRNLKGETFMEHYDARLSLAPRDIVARAIDSEMKKAGAQHMYLDVTHCDYERFVEHFPNITAYCRDKLGIDIRKDYIPVVPAQHYLCGGVRVDEHGRTNIQFLYAVGECACTGLHGANRLASNSLLEAVVFGHRAYLDTLEHLERAEIPDNIPAWNDAGTTHPEELVLVTEMKRELESIMSNYVGIVRSNRRLKRAMDRLELIYLEHEELYRQSKVSVPICELRNMIEVSYLVIKMAMARRENTGLHYNIDL